In Flavobacterium endoglycinae, one DNA window encodes the following:
- a CDS encoding superoxide dismutase: MAFELPQLPYAYDALEPHIDARTMEIHHTKHHNAYTTNLNAAIAGTDLEGKTIENILINLDKSNAAVRNNGGGFYNHNLFWTVMSPNGGGLPTGDLLAAIESSFGSFEEFKAKFAKAGAGQFGSGWAWLVVQKGGKLEVVGTPNQDNPLMPEVAGNGGTPILGMDVWEHAYYLNYQNRRPDYIEAFFNVINWTEVARRFALDK, encoded by the coding sequence ATGGCTTTTGAATTACCACAATTACCTTATGCATACGATGCATTAGAACCACATATTGATGCTCGTACAATGGAAATCCATCATACAAAGCACCACAACGCTTATACAACAAATCTAAATGCAGCAATTGCAGGAACAGATTTAGAAGGAAAAACAATCGAAAACATCTTGATCAATTTAGATAAATCAAACGCAGCGGTTCGTAACAATGGTGGAGGTTTCTATAACCACAATTTATTCTGGACTGTAATGTCTCCAAATGGAGGAGGATTGCCAACAGGTGATTTATTAGCTGCTATTGAATCTTCTTTCGGATCTTTCGAAGAATTTAAAGCAAAATTCGCTAAAGCTGGTGCTGGACAATTTGGTTCAGGATGGGCTTGGTTAGTTGTTCAAAAAGGTGGAAAATTAGAAGTAGTAGGAACTCCAAATCAAGATAATCCATTAATGCCAGAAGTTGCTGGAAACGGTGGAACTCCAATCTTAGGAATGGATGTTTGGGAACATGCTTACTACCTAAACTACCAAAACAGAAGACCAGATTATATCGAAGCTTTCTTCAATGTAATTAACTGGACTGAAGTTGCAAGAAGATTTGCTTTAGATAAATAA
- the pth gene encoding aminoacyl-tRNA hydrolase, with protein sequence MIKWITKLFSSTPKEENIDNMKKYLIVGLGNIGAEYVNTRHNIGFKVLDFLAKKEGLSFETVKLGALAEYKFKGRTFFLLKPNTYMNLSGKAVKYWMDKENIPLENILVITDDLNLSFGTIRIKPKGSDGGHNGLKNINLVLNTQNYTRYRFGISDQFKKGQQVDYVLGEWNAEEEAKLPERLEISAEIIKTFGTAGLENTMTAFNGK encoded by the coding sequence ATGATAAAATGGATAACAAAACTGTTTTCATCAACACCAAAAGAAGAGAACATAGATAACATGAAGAAATATTTAATCGTCGGATTAGGAAATATCGGAGCTGAATATGTAAATACCCGACACAACATTGGATTTAAAGTGCTTGACTTTTTAGCTAAAAAAGAAGGTCTTTCTTTTGAAACCGTAAAATTGGGAGCTTTAGCCGAATATAAGTTTAAAGGAAGAACCTTTTTTCTTTTGAAGCCCAATACTTATATGAATCTTAGTGGAAAAGCCGTAAAATATTGGATGGATAAAGAAAATATTCCACTTGAAAATATTTTGGTCATTACAGACGACTTGAATTTGTCTTTCGGAACAATTAGAATTAAACCAAAAGGAAGCGATGGAGGACATAACGGACTTAAAAATATCAATTTGGTTTTGAACACACAAAATTATACGCGTTATAGATTTGGTATCAGTGACCAATTTAAAAAGGGACAGCAGGTAGATTATGTTTTAGGAGAATGGAATGCTGAAGAAGAAGCGAAATTACCAGAACGTTTAGAAATTTCGGCAGAAATAATTAAAACTTTTGGAACTGCCGGTTTAGAAAACACCATGACTGCATTTAATGGAAAATAA
- a CDS encoding 50S ribosomal protein L25/general stress protein Ctc has product MKSITIKGSERESVGKVSTKALRNAGAVPCVLYGGNQAVHFSADAAAFKNLVYTPNAHTVVIELGKGKSFNAILQDIQVHPVTDKILHIDFFQLFDDKEITMEVPVKIVGTSKGVLAGGVLRLNQRKLKVKALPANLPDFVEADITPLEMGNKLYVTKVGKPEYKVMHPDNTVVAQVRISRAAMKAAQEAAKAAKAPAKGKKK; this is encoded by the coding sequence ATGAAATCGATTACAATTAAAGGATCAGAAAGAGAAAGCGTGGGCAAAGTGTCAACTAAAGCCTTACGTAATGCTGGAGCGGTTCCTTGCGTGTTATACGGAGGAAATCAAGCAGTACACTTCTCAGCAGACGCTGCAGCGTTCAAAAACTTGGTTTACACTCCAAATGCACACACAGTTGTGATTGAGCTTGGAAAAGGAAAATCATTCAATGCAATTTTGCAAGATATCCAAGTTCACCCAGTAACTGACAAAATTTTACACATCGACTTCTTCCAATTATTTGATGATAAAGAAATCACAATGGAAGTTCCTGTGAAAATCGTTGGTACATCTAAAGGTGTTCTTGCGGGAGGTGTTTTACGTTTAAACCAACGTAAATTAAAAGTTAAAGCTTTACCAGCAAATCTTCCTGATTTCGTTGAAGCTGACATCACTCCACTTGAAATGGGTAACAAATTATATGTTACTAAAGTTGGAAAACCAGAGTACAAAGTTATGCACCCAGACAACACAGTTGTTGCTCAGGTAAGAATCTCTCGTGCTGCTATGAAAGCTGCTCAAGAAGCTGCAAAAGCTGCAAAAGCTCCTGCAAAAGGAAAGAAAAAATAA
- a CDS encoding ribose-phosphate pyrophosphokinase, with product MSHLEPEAKIFACSQSVYLAEKIAEQYGIPLGKVTMSTYSDGEFQPSYEESIRGLRVFIVCSTFPSADNLMELLLMIDAAKRASARHITAVMPYFGWARQDRKDKPRVPIGAKLVANLLTAAGATRIMTMDLHADQIQGFFEKPVDHLFASTIFLPYVQSLNLENLTIASPDMGGSKRAYAYSKFLESDVVICYKQRKAANVIDTMELIGEVKGRNVILVDDMIDTGGTLAKAADLMIEKGALSVRAICTHAILSGGAYEKIENSKLTELIVTDSIPLKRHSDKIRVVSCAPLFAEVMHMVHHNNSISGKFIM from the coding sequence ATGTCGCACCTAGAACCAGAAGCTAAAATTTTTGCTTGTTCACAAAGTGTTTATCTTGCAGAAAAAATTGCAGAACAATACGGAATTCCGTTAGGAAAAGTAACGATGTCAACGTATAGTGACGGAGAATTTCAGCCGTCTTACGAAGAATCAATAAGAGGTTTGCGAGTGTTTATCGTATGTTCAACTTTTCCAAGTGCAGATAATCTGATGGAATTGTTGTTAATGATTGATGCTGCAAAGCGCGCATCTGCAAGACATATTACAGCTGTTATGCCTTATTTTGGTTGGGCAAGACAAGATAGAAAAGACAAACCAAGAGTTCCAATTGGGGCAAAGTTAGTAGCAAACCTATTAACTGCTGCAGGAGCAACAAGAATCATGACAATGGATCTGCATGCAGACCAAATTCAAGGATTCTTTGAAAAACCAGTAGATCATTTATTTGCATCTACCATCTTTTTGCCTTACGTGCAAAGTTTAAATTTAGAAAATTTAACCATTGCATCTCCAGATATGGGAGGTTCAAAAAGAGCTTATGCTTACTCTAAGTTTTTAGAATCAGATGTAGTAATCTGTTACAAACAAAGAAAAGCAGCCAACGTTATCGACACTATGGAATTGATTGGTGAAGTTAAAGGTCGTAACGTAATCTTAGTAGATGATATGATCGATACAGGAGGAACTTTAGCAAAAGCGGCAGACCTAATGATCGAAAAAGGAGCACTAAGCGTTCGAGCAATTTGTACACATGCTATTTTATCTGGCGGTGCGTATGAGAAAATTGAAAACTCAAAATTGACAGAATTAATTGTAACCGATTCTATTCCGTTAAAGAGACATTCAGATAAAATTAGAGTAGTGAGTTGTGCGCCTCTATTTGCAGAAGTTATGCATATGGTACACCACAACAATTCCATTAGTGGAAAATTCATCATGTAA
- a CDS encoding OsmC family protein, which translates to MAFKHLFKAKLNWTSKQNQEDSSKRFYSKSHQIQIEGKPVLDVSAAKAFKGDPELYNPEDLLLSSLVSCHMMSYLYVCSQNGIEVISYSDNAEATLEVNPDGSGRFTEVRLNPKVTITNPDKVELALELHQKANQLCFIANSCNFSVLHNASCVVE; encoded by the coding sequence ATGGCGTTTAAACATCTATTCAAAGCAAAATTAAACTGGACTTCAAAACAAAATCAAGAAGATTCATCTAAAAGATTCTATAGTAAAAGCCATCAAATTCAAATTGAAGGAAAACCAGTTTTAGACGTTTCAGCAGCCAAAGCCTTCAAAGGAGATCCAGAATTATACAATCCAGAAGATTTATTATTGAGCAGTTTGGTTTCCTGCCACATGATGTCATACTTATATGTCTGCTCCCAAAACGGAATAGAAGTCATCAGTTATTCAGATAACGCTGAAGCTACCTTAGAAGTAAATCCAGACGGAAGCGGGCGTTTTACAGAAGTTCGATTAAATCCAAAAGTTACAATTACAAATCCAGATAAAGTTGAATTGGCTTTAGAATTGCATCAAAAAGCAAATCAATTGTGTTTTATTGCTAATTCGTGCAATTTTTCGGTTTTGCATAATGCGAGTTGTGTCGTAGAATAG
- a CDS encoding aldose epimerase family protein: MNVLKRCIFGISLLSLSAISVQCKNDKKMDEATVSSDKKAQVTIEKSEYGTTAKGQKVESYKLKNQNGMEVDIITFGGRITDLKVPNKTGVSENVVIGFSSLAQYEKENPFFGALIGRFGNRIAKGKFSLDGKEYQLAINNAPNALHGGPQGFFNVVWKADEVKSGDTASLKLSYVSKDMEEGYPGNLKVFVTYTLTNDNQLEVLYEATTDKKTVVNLTQHSYFNLSGDFTKTILDHELTLNADKLVPVDATLIPTGKLDDVAGTPFDFRTPKLIGKDINAKNEQLERGKGYDHCWVLNNPEKGKTIIAKVYHEASGRVMEMTTDEPGIQFYSGNFLDGTLPMPNGGTFAHRTGLCLETEHYPDSPNQKNFPTTVLNPGENYKTKTTFKFSVKK; this comes from the coding sequence ATGAATGTATTAAAACGTTGTATTTTCGGGATAAGCCTATTAAGTCTGTCCGCAATTTCTGTTCAATGCAAAAACGATAAAAAAATGGATGAAGCTACAGTTTCTTCAGATAAGAAAGCACAAGTTACAATCGAAAAATCAGAGTACGGAACAACCGCTAAAGGTCAAAAAGTCGAGAGTTATAAACTGAAAAACCAAAATGGGATGGAAGTTGACATCATCACTTTTGGAGGAAGAATTACAGATTTAAAAGTACCAAATAAAACTGGTGTTTCTGAAAATGTAGTAATTGGATTCAGTTCTTTGGCACAATACGAAAAAGAAAACCCATTTTTTGGAGCTTTGATTGGAAGATTCGGAAACCGAATTGCAAAAGGTAAATTTTCATTAGATGGAAAAGAATATCAGTTAGCCATTAACAATGCGCCAAATGCTTTGCACGGAGGTCCGCAAGGATTTTTCAACGTAGTCTGGAAAGCAGATGAGGTTAAATCTGGAGATACGGCTTCTTTAAAATTATCTTATGTAAGTAAGGATATGGAAGAAGGATATCCAGGAAATCTTAAAGTTTTTGTAACTTATACCTTGACAAACGATAATCAACTAGAAGTTTTGTATGAAGCAACAACTGACAAGAAAACAGTGGTTAACTTAACACAACATTCCTATTTCAACTTGTCTGGAGATTTTACCAAAACAATCTTAGATCACGAATTGACTTTAAATGCAGATAAATTAGTTCCAGTAGACGCGACTTTGATTCCAACAGGAAAATTAGATGATGTTGCAGGTACGCCTTTCGATTTCAGAACTCCAAAATTAATTGGAAAAGACATCAATGCTAAAAACGAGCAATTAGAAAGAGGAAAAGGTTACGATCATTGCTGGGTACTGAACAATCCTGAAAAAGGAAAAACAATCATTGCAAAAGTATACCACGAAGCAAGCGGAAGAGTTATGGAAATGACAACAGACGAACCTGGAATTCAGTTCTACTCTGGAAATTTCCTAGACGGAACATTGCCAATGCCAAATGGAGGAACGTTTGCCCACAGAACAGGATTATGTCTAGAAACAGAACATTATCCAGATTCTCCAAACCAGAAAAATTTCCCAACAACGGTTTTAAACCCGGGAGAAAATTATAAGACTAAAACTACCTTTAAATTCTCAGTAAAGAAATAG
- the araA gene encoding L-arabinose isomerase: MIDISQKEVWFVVGSQELYGEETLRKVAEHSQIIAKGLDTSSSIPVKVVYKDVVKSPSQILDVCLAANSAKNCIGIIAWMHTFSPAKMWIGGLNILKKPLCHLHTQYNAEIPWGSIDMDFMNLNQSAHGDREFGFIMSRLRKKRKVVVGHWEDQRVQKQLGIWSRVALGWDELQNLKVARIGDNMREVAVTEGDKVEAQIRFGVSVNGYDSSDVTKHIEKVTDKQLADLLAVYESSYNLTDSLKEGGAQRSSLVEAAKIELGLRAFLEEGGFGAFTDTFENLGVWKQLPGIATQRLMADGYGFGGEGDWKTAAMVRALKVMCVGLEGGTSFMEDYTYHFTPQKSYVLGSHMLEICPSIADGKPSCEVHPLGIGGKEDPARLVFNSPAGDAINVSLVDIGTRFRLIVNEVEAVKPMAELPKLPVARVLWDCKPNLEVAATAWILAGGAHHTVYSQSITTEYMEDFADIAGIELLVIDEKTTVREFKDKINANEAYFHLFQHGL; the protein is encoded by the coding sequence ATGATAGACATTTCTCAAAAAGAAGTATGGTTTGTAGTAGGAAGCCAGGAATTATACGGTGAAGAAACACTTAGAAAAGTAGCAGAACATTCTCAAATAATAGCAAAAGGATTAGACACTTCATCTTCAATTCCGGTAAAAGTGGTGTATAAAGATGTGGTAAAATCGCCTTCGCAGATTTTAGATGTATGTCTGGCGGCAAACTCCGCTAAAAACTGTATCGGAATTATTGCTTGGATGCATACTTTTTCTCCAGCAAAAATGTGGATTGGCGGATTAAATATCCTTAAAAAACCATTATGTCATTTACATACACAATACAATGCTGAAATTCCGTGGGGAAGCATCGATATGGATTTCATGAACTTAAACCAATCGGCTCATGGAGATCGTGAATTTGGTTTCATCATGTCTCGTTTGCGTAAAAAACGTAAAGTTGTAGTTGGACATTGGGAAGATCAAAGAGTTCAAAAACAATTAGGAATCTGGTCAAGAGTTGCTCTTGGATGGGACGAACTTCAAAACTTAAAAGTGGCTCGTATTGGAGACAATATGCGTGAAGTTGCCGTTACAGAAGGTGATAAGGTAGAAGCTCAAATTCGTTTTGGAGTTTCAGTAAATGGATACGATTCTTCAGATGTAACCAAACATATCGAAAAAGTAACAGACAAACAATTGGCTGATTTATTAGCCGTTTATGAGTCTTCTTATAACTTAACCGATTCTTTAAAAGAAGGCGGCGCGCAAAGAAGTTCTTTAGTGGAAGCTGCAAAAATCGAATTAGGATTAAGAGCTTTCCTTGAAGAAGGAGGATTCGGAGCTTTTACAGATACATTTGAAAACCTTGGGGTTTGGAAACAATTGCCAGGAATCGCTACACAAAGATTAATGGCCGATGGTTATGGTTTTGGCGGCGAAGGAGACTGGAAAACCGCTGCAATGGTTAGAGCTTTAAAAGTAATGTGTGTTGGTTTAGAAGGCGGAACTTCTTTCATGGAAGATTATACATACCACTTTACACCACAGAAATCATATGTTTTAGGTTCTCACATGTTGGAAATCTGTCCATCCATTGCTGACGGAAAACCTTCTTGTGAAGTGCATCCATTAGGAATTGGAGGAAAAGAAGATCCAGCTCGTTTGGTATTCAACTCTCCTGCAGGTGATGCGATCAATGTTTCGTTAGTTGATATAGGAACTCGTTTCCGTTTAATCGTGAACGAAGTTGAAGCAGTAAAACCAATGGCAGAATTACCAAAACTTCCAGTGGCGCGCGTTCTTTGGGATTGTAAACCAAATTTAGAAGTGGCAGCAACCGCTTGGATTTTAGCTGGTGGGGCGCACCATACCGTTTACAGCCAGTCAATTACAACAGAATATATGGAAGATTTCGCAGACATCGCAGGAATCGAATTATTGGTAATTGATGAGAAAACAACAGTAAGAGAGTTTAAAGATAAAATTAATGCCAACGAAGCCTATTTTCATTTATTCCAACACGGCCTGTAA
- a CDS encoding L-ribulose-5-phosphate 4-epimerase, with protein MSSLYKDLKQECYEANMQLNALNLVVYTFGNVSAVDRKNGVFAIKPSGVPYEDLKPEDIVIVDFDNNVVEGNLRPSSDTKTHAYLYKHWPNIGGVAHTHATYSVAWAQSQQDIPIFGTTHADHLTADIPCAPPMADHLIEGNYEHNTGIQILDCFKEKNLSYEEVEMILIGNHGPFAWGKNAAKAVYNSKVLEVVAEMAYLTLQINPNAPRLKDSLIKKHYNRKHGKDSYYGQ; from the coding sequence ATGAGTTCTCTTTATAAAGATTTAAAACAAGAATGTTACGAAGCCAATATGCAGTTAAATGCATTGAATTTGGTGGTGTATACTTTCGGAAACGTAAGCGCTGTAGACAGAAAAAATGGTGTTTTTGCCATTAAGCCAAGCGGCGTTCCTTACGAAGATTTAAAACCTGAAGATATCGTAATCGTCGATTTTGACAACAATGTTGTCGAAGGAAATCTGCGTCCATCTTCAGATACCAAAACACATGCATATTTGTATAAACACTGGCCCAATATTGGTGGAGTCGCACATACGCACGCAACATATTCTGTGGCGTGGGCACAATCACAGCAGGATATTCCAATTTTCGGAACTACACATGCCGATCATTTAACAGCTGATATTCCGTGTGCGCCCCCGATGGCAGATCATCTGATTGAAGGAAACTACGAACACAATACCGGAATTCAGATTTTGGATTGCTTCAAAGAAAAAAATCTTTCTTATGAAGAAGTAGAAATGATTTTAATTGGAAATCACGGGCCATTTGCTTGGGGAAAAAATGCGGCAAAAGCGGTTTACAACAGCAAAGTATTAGAAGTCGTGGCAGAAATGGCGTACCTGACTTTACAAATAAATCCAAACGCACCAAGATTAAAAGATTCCTTAATAAAGAAACATTACAACCGTAAACACGGAAAAGATTCGTACTATGGACAGTAA
- a CDS encoding ribulokinase produces MKNYVIGLDYGTDSVRAVLIDTENGQELASNVSHYKRWKNKQYCDASINQFRQHPLDHIEGLETTIQNVVKESKVDPSLVRGICIDTTGSSPVPVTKDGTPLALTKGFEENPNAMMVLWKDHTAINEANEINELAVSWGGEDVTKYVGGIYSSEWFWAKILHIARQDEAVRNAAHTWMEHCDLMTYLLIEDKDLKTFKRSRCAAGHKAMWHEDWNGLPPVEFLEKLHPYLATLRGNLYDETYTSDLVAGKLSKEWADRLGLSTDTVVAVGTFDAHSGAVGAKIEENTLVRVMGTSTCDILVGSYEEVGTKTVRGICGQVDGSVIPGFIGLEAGQSAFGDLLAWYKELLMWPTEHLLASSSTLNDAQKEQLREEFSDKLIVELTKEAEKIPVSESLPIALDWINGRRTPDANQEVKSAISNLSLGTKAPHIFKALVNAICFGAKKIVDRFEEEGVKIDSVIGIGGVARKSPFIMQTLANVLNKPIKVAASDQTPALGAAIYAAVAAGIYPNVIEASQKIGSDFDGEYFPQLDKVAAYHKLLIAYEQLSAFADPTIKISQNEFSL; encoded by the coding sequence ATGAAAAATTATGTAATAGGATTGGACTACGGAACAGATTCTGTTCGCGCGGTGCTTATTGACACAGAAAATGGGCAGGAGCTGGCATCGAATGTTTCTCATTACAAAAGATGGAAAAACAAGCAATATTGTGACGCCTCTATAAACCAATTTCGCCAGCATCCTTTGGATCATATCGAAGGACTGGAAACTACGATTCAAAATGTTGTAAAGGAAAGTAAAGTTGATCCGTCATTGGTTCGCGGAATTTGTATTGACACAACCGGATCTTCACCTGTTCCAGTTACAAAAGATGGAACGCCATTAGCATTGACAAAAGGTTTTGAAGAAAACCCAAATGCCATGATGGTTTTATGGAAAGACCACACCGCAATAAATGAAGCAAACGAAATCAACGAACTGGCAGTAAGCTGGGGCGGAGAAGACGTGACCAAATACGTTGGAGGAATTTATTCTTCGGAATGGTTTTGGGCAAAAATCCTTCACATTGCAAGACAAGATGAAGCGGTTAGAAATGCCGCTCACACTTGGATGGAGCACTGCGATTTAATGACGTATTTATTAATTGAAGATAAAGATTTAAAAACCTTCAAAAGAAGCCGTTGTGCAGCAGGTCACAAAGCCATGTGGCACGAAGACTGGAACGGATTACCGCCAGTTGAATTTTTAGAAAAATTACATCCGTATTTAGCGACTTTACGTGGCAATTTATACGATGAAACATATACTTCAGATTTAGTTGCTGGAAAATTAAGCAAAGAATGGGCAGACCGTTTAGGACTTTCTACAGATACAGTTGTGGCTGTTGGAACTTTCGACGCACATTCAGGGGCAGTTGGAGCTAAAATCGAAGAGAACACTTTAGTTCGTGTTATGGGAACTTCAACTTGCGATATCCTAGTTGGTTCTTATGAGGAAGTAGGAACAAAAACCGTTCGCGGTATCTGCGGTCAAGTGGACGGATCTGTAATTCCAGGATTTATTGGTCTGGAAGCAGGACAATCGGCATTTGGTGATTTATTGGCTTGGTACAAGGAATTATTAATGTGGCCGACAGAACATTTATTAGCTTCTTCATCAACTTTAAATGACGCTCAAAAAGAACAATTAAGAGAGGAATTCAGCGATAAATTAATTGTTGAATTAACCAAAGAAGCAGAGAAAATCCCAGTTTCAGAAAGTCTTCCAATTGCTTTAGACTGGATTAACGGACGAAGAACTCCAGATGCCAATCAGGAAGTGAAAAGCGCGATTTCAAATTTATCTTTAGGAACAAAAGCGCCTCATATTTTCAAAGCTTTAGTAAACGCAATCTGTTTTGGAGCAAAGAAAATTGTAGACCGTTTTGAAGAAGAAGGCGTAAAAATCGATAGCGTTATCGGAATTGGTGGTGTTGCTCGTAAATCACCTTTTATCATGCAGACTTTGGCCAACGTTTTAAACAAGCCAATTAAAGTGGCAGCTTCAGACCAGACTCCTGCTTTAGGTGCGGCAATTTATGCAGCCGTTGCAGCTGGAATTTATCCAAACGTAATCGAAGCAAGCCAAAAAATCGGAAGTGATTTTGACGGAGAATATTTCCCTCAATTAGATAAAGTGGCAGCTTATCATAAACTGCTAATAGCTTACGAACAATTAAGTGCTTTTGCAGATCCAACTATTAAAATCTCTCAAAATGAGTTCTCTTTATAA